A genomic region of [Eubacterium] eligens ATCC 27750 contains the following coding sequences:
- the coaE gene encoding dephospho-CoA kinase (Dephospho-CoA kinase (CoaE) performs the final step in coenzyme A biosynthesis.), whose product MKVIGITGGVGAGKSSVLALLKEMCSCDIIQADLVARNIYQSGNIGFKKVVDIFGEQIVGENGEINRPLLADIIFKNPNKRIVLNSIIHPLVKQEIINQINNHKIAGDVDYCFVEAALLIEDHYDIFMDEIWYIYVSEDERRKRLAASRGYSDEKISDIFKSQLSDAEFRKHADKVIDNGADIEKTRAQLEIMLGI is encoded by the coding sequence ATGAAAGTTATTGGAATCACAGGTGGTGTAGGAGCAGGAAAATCTTCTGTTCTTGCACTCCTTAAAGAAATGTGTTCCTGCGACATTATACAGGCAGACCTTGTTGCAAGAAATATATACCAATCAGGCAATATTGGATTTAAAAAGGTCGTTGATATATTCGGGGAGCAGATTGTAGGAGAGAATGGAGAGATAAACAGACCTCTTCTCGCAGATATTATATTTAAGAACCCTAATAAGAGAATCGTTCTTAACAGCATAATTCATCCTCTTGTAAAACAAGAGATTATTAATCAGATTAATAATCATAAGATAGCAGGTGATGTTGATTACTGTTTTGTTGAGGCAGCACTGCTTATTGAAGATCACTATGATATATTCATGGATGAGATATGGTATATATATGTTTCGGAAGATGAGAGAAGAAAAAGACTTGCTGCTTCAAGAGGCTATTCTGATGAAAAGATATCAGACATATTTAAAAGCCAGCTATCTGATGCTGAGTTCAGAAAGCATGCAGATAAAGTGATTGATAATGGCGCAGATATAGAAAAAACACGCGCCCAGCTTGAGATTATGCTTGGAATATGA